One window of the Rhipicephalus sanguineus isolate Rsan-2018 chromosome 4, BIME_Rsan_1.4, whole genome shotgun sequence genome contains the following:
- the LOC119390791 gene encoding COMM domain-containing protein 7, producing the protein MKAEDEKLLAGKPSSAVLADIQAVNGLSAEQFSELVDIACRSSTVSAPSSGGSASGRPGSETLTLLLSEASRRGLDAPQLRQNLESLGLDSARAAALADRWLASCSARPQVRPWQLRDVEWRFGVTVASSSQEPRGSFVQLRLALANGQDVHVEMNLAQFYSLCHEMEQAKLTLEALR; encoded by the exons ATGAAGGCTGAAGATGAAAAGCTTTTGGCTGGCAAGCCCAGCAGCGCAGTGCTTGCGGACATACAGGCTGTGAATGGGCTAAGTGCTGAGCAATTCTCTGAACTCGTCGACATTGCCTGCCGCTCGTCAACGGTGTCAGCTCCGTCGTCGGGTGGCAGC GCAAGCGGTAGGCCTGGCAGTGAGACACTGACACTCCTGTTGTCCGAGGCATCGCGACGTGGCTTGGATGCCCCTCAGCTCCGCCAGAACCTGGAGAGCCTCGGCCTGGACAGTGCACGTGCGGCTGCGCTAGCTGATCGCTGGCTGGCGTCTTGTTCTGCTAGACCACAG GTGCGGCCCTGGCAGCTACGGGACGTGGAGTGGCGTTTCGGAGTCACAGTGGCCAGCTCATCACAGGAGCCGCGAGGCAGCTTTGTGCAGCTTCGTTTGGCCCTGGCAAATGGACAGGACGTGCACGTTGAAATGAACCTGGCTCAGTTCTACTCATTGTGCCACGAGATGGAACAGGCCAAACTCACGTTGGAGGCCTTGCGCTGA